In Streptomyces sp. NBC_00306, a single genomic region encodes these proteins:
- a CDS encoding low temperature requirement protein A, with protein MSDNAPEPRPGAEALSLRTGARLWLFLPPRRHGDVRPDRSVSFLELFYDLVYVVLVGQAAHTLAEDFSWRGTATFAVVFGLIWIAWLNGTLFYELHGREDGHTRMLIFVQMLLLVLMAVYVGHADSSDGRTLAALYALLLALLSYQWFSVYRRDLPELRRTPRRYLIVMVAGTVLMAASVPLSTDVRLVVWAVFVAAWCSAECVILIAWRREPSYHVVSDSMVERFGLFIIIVLGEVVFGVVNGLTETERSTLVTTTGLLGLAIGFGFWWNYADLVSRRLPRERGHSLATWIFIHLPMAMAVASAGAGMVGLVEHATDHRTPVAVSWLMGGSVAMMLITTVVLLPALADYDRYPAAYKSVQVALVTAAVVALLVGWSRPAPWLLALILLLLLLATWVFAFARWLSQGSLINERSAA; from the coding sequence ATGTCCGACAATGCCCCCGAGCCCCGCCCCGGAGCAGAGGCGCTCTCTCTTCGAACCGGTGCTCGTCTGTGGCTCTTTCTCCCCCCGCGACGCCACGGGGACGTCAGGCCCGATCGCAGCGTCAGCTTCCTCGAGCTCTTCTATGACCTCGTGTACGTCGTCCTGGTCGGCCAGGCGGCGCACACCCTCGCAGAGGACTTCTCCTGGCGGGGAACGGCGACATTCGCAGTGGTTTTCGGATTGATCTGGATCGCCTGGCTGAACGGCACACTCTTCTACGAGTTGCACGGCCGCGAAGACGGTCACACCCGGATGCTGATCTTCGTGCAGATGCTGCTGCTGGTTCTCATGGCGGTATACGTCGGCCATGCCGACAGCAGCGACGGCCGCACCCTGGCGGCGCTCTACGCACTGCTGTTGGCCCTGCTGAGCTACCAGTGGTTCTCCGTGTACCGGCGGGACCTGCCGGAGCTGCGCAGAACACCTCGGCGGTATCTGATCGTCATGGTTGCGGGCACCGTCCTGATGGCGGCCTCGGTGCCTCTGTCGACCGACGTTCGGCTAGTGGTCTGGGCGGTGTTCGTCGCCGCGTGGTGCAGCGCGGAGTGCGTCATTCTCATCGCCTGGCGCAGAGAGCCGAGTTACCACGTTGTGAGCGACTCCATGGTCGAGCGTTTCGGATTGTTCATCATCATCGTCCTCGGCGAAGTCGTCTTCGGTGTGGTGAACGGGCTGACGGAGACCGAACGCAGCACACTTGTCACGACTACAGGACTGCTCGGGCTCGCCATCGGATTCGGCTTCTGGTGGAACTACGCCGATTTGGTGTCCCGCCGGCTGCCCCGAGAGAGAGGGCACTCCCTGGCGACCTGGATCTTCATTCACCTGCCCATGGCCATGGCTGTGGCCTCAGCAGGTGCGGGAATGGTCGGACTCGTCGAGCATGCCACCGATCACCGCACACCGGTCGCCGTGAGCTGGCTGATGGGCGGGTCCGTAGCCATGATGCTGATCACGACCGTGGTGCTGCTCCCCGCCCTGGCGGACTACGACCGTTACCCCGCTGCGTACAAGTCGGTGCAGGTCGCGCTCGTCACGGCAGCTGTCGTCGCACTGCTCGTCGGCTGGTCCCGACCGGCACCATGGCTCCTGGCCCTCATCCTGCTCCTCCTTCTCCTCGCGACCTGGGTTTTCGCATTCGCCCGATGGCTGAGCCAAGGCTCCCTGATCAACGAACGATCAGCCGCCTGA
- a CDS encoding FAD-dependent oxidoreductase: protein MTYAVDDDGFAHADTRDIFPELSDEHVKCLQRYGRQDHLTMGQVLYSRGCDDFDFYFIRDGVVNVYHQGNPGDSDEERIVTAYGRGQFTGELSLLNRQKSLVEAVAQTSCSVIRLTQPQLRRMIANEPNVARIILKAFILRRLRYIRLGLGTVLIAGPSTGSDVVRMLSFLERNDYPVRYLDTNKKGDLGTLSRYTVGPSVRWPVVVCRPGHYMENPTLEEVAGCLGLIETIDHDEVFDVAVIGAGPAGLAAAVYAASEGLATVVVEALAPGGQAGTSSMIENYLGFPLGISGHDLASRAQAQARKFGARMVLPRVVDSVDCRRIPFTLQLHDGEKLRARSVVVATGAHYRRLDLPELARYEGNGIHYAATALEGSLCGNDEICVVGGANSAGQAAVFLSQFADHVHMLVRADSLSGSMSQYLLTRIEASSGITVHPRTEIHELRGKSHLEAVGWLNTETGDSHLHPTSNVFLMLGAVPNTAWLGGCLETDSNGFVLVGNDVSNVSAFSDGRRPAGMESSIPGIFAVGDVRSGSVKRVASAVGSGSIVVSQIHSVLAARQPSVGRGI from the coding sequence ATGACGTATGCGGTTGATGACGACGGATTTGCACACGCCGACACGAGAGACATCTTTCCCGAACTGTCGGACGAACACGTGAAGTGCTTGCAGCGGTACGGCAGGCAGGACCACCTGACCATGGGACAGGTTCTGTATTCACGCGGATGTGACGACTTCGATTTCTATTTCATTCGAGACGGAGTTGTGAACGTCTACCATCAAGGCAACCCTGGCGATTCGGACGAGGAACGCATCGTCACAGCCTATGGTCGCGGCCAGTTCACTGGAGAGCTTTCGCTTCTGAATCGTCAGAAATCCTTGGTGGAGGCCGTTGCTCAGACTTCATGCTCGGTTATCAGGCTTACCCAGCCGCAGCTCCGGAGGATGATAGCCAACGAACCGAATGTGGCGCGCATCATACTCAAAGCATTCATTCTGCGCCGCTTGCGATATATTCGGCTGGGGCTCGGGACTGTGCTCATCGCCGGCCCCTCGACCGGCAGCGATGTCGTACGAATGCTCAGCTTCTTGGAGCGAAATGACTACCCAGTTCGTTACCTTGACACGAACAAAAAGGGCGACCTCGGCACTCTGAGTAGATACACTGTTGGACCGTCCGTTCGCTGGCCGGTCGTTGTTTGCCGACCCGGCCATTATATGGAAAACCCAACCCTTGAAGAGGTGGCCGGCTGTCTCGGACTCATAGAGACGATCGACCATGATGAAGTTTTTGACGTCGCGGTGATTGGTGCCGGCCCGGCAGGTCTTGCTGCGGCCGTGTACGCAGCGTCGGAGGGGCTGGCCACCGTCGTAGTAGAAGCTTTGGCTCCCGGCGGACAGGCGGGGACGTCGTCCATGATCGAAAACTACCTGGGATTCCCTTTGGGGATCAGTGGGCATGACCTGGCTTCACGCGCCCAAGCCCAGGCGAGGAAGTTCGGAGCCCGAATGGTGCTGCCTCGGGTCGTGGACAGCGTGGATTGCCGTCGGATCCCCTTCACGCTCCAGCTCCACGATGGCGAGAAGCTCAGGGCCCGTTCAGTGGTCGTTGCCACGGGTGCCCACTACCGTCGGCTGGATCTGCCGGAGCTGGCTCGGTACGAAGGGAATGGCATCCACTATGCCGCCACTGCCCTAGAAGGATCCCTGTGCGGAAACGATGAAATCTGCGTTGTAGGTGGTGCCAACTCTGCGGGCCAAGCCGCCGTGTTCCTCTCACAATTCGCGGATCACGTTCACATGCTGGTTCGGGCCGACAGCCTTTCCGGCTCCATGTCGCAGTATCTTCTCACACGCATCGAAGCGTCATCTGGAATCACCGTCCACCCGCGAACCGAGATACACGAGCTGCGGGGGAAGAGCCACCTCGAGGCCGTGGGGTGGCTGAACACCGAGACAGGCGATTCGCATCTACATCCCACATCCAATGTGTTCCTGATGCTCGGCGCTGTGCCCAACACTGCATGGCTTGGAGGGTGCCTCGAGACAGACTCGAACGGGTTTGTGCTGGTGGGCAACGACGTCAGTAACGTCTCGGCATTTTCAGATGGCCGCCGGCCGGCAGGAATGGAATCGAGCATCCCCGGAATATTTGCGGTCGGTGATGTTCGATCGGGGTCGGTCAAACGTGTCGCTTCCGCCGTTGGCTCCGGCTCCATAGTGGTCTCGCAAATTCATTCAGTGCTCGCTGCCAGGCAGCCGAGTGTCGGCCGTGGAATCTGA